In Niallia sp. FSL W8-0635, one genomic interval encodes:
- a CDS encoding DUF2922 domain-containing protein, translating to MAKTLELTFETSNGKSTKISLESPIEPVNSEQVLTVMQSIISANALTSTNGDLVAVKGIRLVERNVTDYEF from the coding sequence ATGGCGAAAACGTTAGAATTAACTTTCGAAACGAGTAATGGAAAATCAACAAAAATTTCCCTTGAAAGTCCGATTGAACCAGTAAATTCCGAACAAGTTTTAACTGTCATGCAAAGTATTATTTCGGCTAATGCGTTAACTAGTACGAATGGAGATTTAGTGGCCGTTAAAGGAATACGCCTCGTCGAAAGAAATGTGACAGATTATGAGTTTTAA
- a CDS encoding YvrJ family protein, giving the protein MEEMISFISQVGFPIVISFYLLNRIETKLDIMIKSIQSLPELIKK; this is encoded by the coding sequence ATGGAAGAGATGATATCATTTATAAGCCAGGTAGGATTTCCAATTGTCATCAGCTTTTATTTGCTGAATCGAATTGAAACAAAACTGGATATAATGATTAAATCGATTCAAAGCTTACCAGAATTAATCAAAAAATAG
- a CDS encoding cytochrome c biogenesis CcdA family protein encodes MVDLNLFIALGAGFLSFISPCCLPLYPAYLSYITGMSTGQLEEGSMNKNASFLHTLLFLLGFSIIFIALGFGSSLIGTYFKAYHEEIRKIGSILIIFFGLMIVGVLKPKWMMREYRFSFKTRPTGFLGSFLIGLSFAAGWTPCNGPILATVLSLASLHPETSLLYLGGYILGFALPFILLSFFISHLNKLKKYSVWWMKFGGYCMIAMGILLYVDGMKWLTRVISPIFGDFQGF; translated from the coding sequence GTGGTAGATTTAAACTTATTTATTGCTTTAGGTGCAGGTTTTTTAAGCTTTATTTCTCCATGCTGTTTACCATTATATCCAGCTTATTTATCCTATATTACTGGTATGTCGACTGGGCAGCTAGAAGAGGGAAGTATGAATAAAAATGCTAGCTTTCTTCATACACTATTATTTCTTTTAGGATTTTCAATTATTTTCATTGCACTTGGTTTTGGTTCCTCTTTAATAGGGACCTATTTTAAAGCATATCACGAAGAAATAAGAAAAATTGGTTCTATCCTTATTATCTTCTTTGGTCTCATGATTGTTGGAGTTTTAAAGCCTAAATGGATGATGAGAGAATACCGTTTTTCCTTTAAGACAAGGCCAACAGGATTTCTAGGCTCCTTTTTAATTGGGTTAAGCTTCGCTGCTGGATGGACACCGTGTAACGGACCTATTCTAGCAACGGTTTTATCTTTAGCAAGTCTTCATCCAGAGACAAGCTTGCTCTATTTAGGAGGGTATATTCTTGGCTTTGCACTTCCATTTATCCTCTTATCTTTTTTTATTTCTCATTTGAACAAGCTAAAGAAGTATAGTGTATGGTGGATGAAATTTGGTGGTTATTGTATGATTGCAATGGGAATATTGTTATATGTAGATGGGATGAAATGGTTAACACGAGTTATTTCACCAATTTTTGGAGACTTTCAAGGTTTTTAA
- a CDS encoding cold-shock protein gives MKNGKVKWFNAEKGFGFIEAEDGNDVFVHYSAIQVEGFKSLEEGQDVSFEVVEGARGPQAANVTKVQ, from the coding sequence ATGAAAAACGGTAAAGTTAAATGGTTTAACGCAGAAAAAGGATTTGGTTTTATTGAAGCGGAAGATGGAAATGATGTATTCGTTCACTATTCAGCGATTCAAGTGGAAGGCTTTAAATCTTTAGAAGAAGGCCAAGACGTTTCATTTGAAGTAGTTGAAGGTGCTCGTGGACCTCAAGCTGCTAACGTTACTAAAGTACAATAA
- a CDS encoding methyl-accepting chemotaxis protein produces the protein MRFTITKKLGLGFLLVIICILLIATLSNTQIAKVDKNYSDVIDQQVNKVIILKNMKINMLLQSDGINGYLLTGETSYLTNYDSSSKRLVNDFDTLKSMNNDSTSKELFESIQKLQGEFLILGDKAVQEKILENEENYLDLINQSNDIRTEFSNETDQLIKYEETKMSEIREKVASETKIYIYIVIAISAFAMISAILLAVWISRTIARGMKESSSIIKKVSEGDLTKQEIKGKRNDEFGEMVRSLGKMNDELGVIIQEVRDTAIIVTTNSVEMEKSAKQTAVVAEHVSSISEKSVAQVESQMNQFQFAVENYDLMNKSMEEITERSFNMKEKMTGAMEKAKDGNRSIDDVVFKMKDISHSVEDSSVIIKMLEEKSAEIKQIAELITNVAEQTNLLALNAAIEAARAGEHGKGFSVVADEVRKLAEESSNSAHLIQNVTDSIQKEISLAVNGMNKTNLIVSEGLEETEKTSVAFMEILQSIATVSENVVEVTKEIEEVSLNSKEMKKIMENVHKISSESISFTQETSAATEEQLASMTEMTDSAKKLSEIASKLQKSVSHFTL, from the coding sequence ATGAGATTTACAATCACAAAAAAATTGGGGTTAGGTTTTCTTTTAGTCATTATATGTATTTTATTAATTGCTACTCTCTCCAATACACAAATCGCAAAGGTAGATAAAAACTATTCAGATGTGATTGACCAGCAAGTAAATAAGGTAATCATCTTGAAAAATATGAAAATTAATATGCTGCTTCAATCGGATGGAATAAATGGTTATTTACTTACAGGCGAAACTTCCTATCTAACGAATTATGATAGTAGTTCTAAAAGACTGGTTAACGATTTTGACACGTTAAAAAGCATGAATAACGATTCTACTAGCAAAGAACTTTTCGAGAGCATTCAAAAGCTTCAGGGAGAATTTTTAATTCTTGGCGATAAAGCAGTGCAAGAAAAGATATTAGAAAATGAAGAAAATTATCTCGATTTAATTAATCAGTCAAATGATATCCGTACAGAATTTAGTAATGAAACAGATCAGTTGATTAAATACGAAGAAACAAAAATGAGTGAGATTAGAGAAAAGGTTGCTAGCGAAACAAAGATTTATATATATATAGTAATTGCAATAAGTGCTTTTGCAATGATATCGGCAATCTTACTAGCAGTTTGGATTAGTAGGACGATAGCAAGAGGAATGAAAGAATCTTCTTCCATAATAAAAAAAGTAAGTGAAGGGGATCTTACAAAGCAAGAAATAAAAGGAAAAAGAAATGATGAATTTGGAGAAATGGTCCGCTCATTGGGGAAAATGAATGATGAACTTGGCGTAATAATCCAAGAAGTTAGAGATACAGCGATTATAGTTACTACTAACAGTGTGGAAATGGAGAAAAGCGCCAAACAAACAGCGGTAGTTGCGGAACATGTTTCTAGTATTTCAGAAAAGTCAGTAGCACAAGTAGAAAGTCAAATGAATCAATTTCAATTTGCTGTTGAAAATTATGATTTAATGAATAAAAGCATGGAGGAGATTACAGAACGTAGCTTCAACATGAAAGAAAAAATGACAGGTGCAATGGAAAAGGCCAAAGATGGAAATCGTTCCATTGATGACGTGGTATTTAAAATGAAGGACATCAGTCATTCTGTTGAAGATTCTTCTGTTATTATCAAAATGCTTGAAGAAAAGTCAGCAGAAATTAAACAAATTGCAGAATTAATAACGAATGTAGCAGAACAGACAAATCTATTAGCATTGAATGCAGCAATTGAGGCTGCAAGAGCAGGGGAACATGGAAAAGGATTTTCTGTTGTTGCCGACGAAGTGAGAAAGCTTGCAGAAGAAAGTAGTAATTCTGCTCATTTAATTCAGAATGTAACAGATAGTATTCAAAAGGAAATAAGCCTTGCTGTTAACGGGATGAATAAGACTAATTTGATTGTAAGTGAAGGGCTAGAGGAAACGGAAAAAACGAGTGTTGCTTTCATGGAAATTCTCCAATCTATTGCCACTGTATCAGAAAATGTAGTAGAAGTAACAAAAGAGATTGAAGAGGTATCATTGAATAGCAAAGAAATGAAAAAGATTATGGAAAATGTCCATAAAATTTCGTCCGAAAGCATTTCCTTTACTCAAGAAACATCTGCAGCAACAGAGGAACAGTTAGCATCGATGACTGAAATGACAGATTCAGCTAAAAAGCTGTCAGAAATTGCGTCTAAGCTTCAGAAATCGGTATCCCACTTTACTTTATAA
- a CDS encoding CcdC family protein, whose translation MTSVIISTCIAVFMGVFFMIMRMKAATKPVSAKKIILPPFFMSTGALMFVFPYFRITGQEMIEAAIAGVLFSFLLIKTTKFEIKERDIYLINSKAFIFILFGLLAIRMVAKFILSKSVDVGPLGGMFWMLAFCMIVPWRIAMFIRYKKLAKNLSTVQ comes from the coding sequence ATGACTTCTGTCATAATTTCAACATGTATCGCAGTGTTTATGGGTGTCTTTTTTATGATTATGAGAATGAAAGCGGCTACGAAGCCTGTTTCAGCTAAGAAAATTATTCTTCCACCATTTTTTATGAGTACGGGTGCTCTCATGTTTGTTTTTCCTTATTTTCGTATTACGGGACAGGAAATGATAGAAGCAGCTATTGCTGGAGTATTATTCTCGTTTCTATTAATTAAAACAACGAAATTTGAAATCAAGGAACGAGATATATATTTAATTAATTCGAAAGCATTTATCTTTATCTTATTTGGTCTATTAGCAATCCGAATGGTTGCTAAATTTATATTAAGTAAATCTGTTGATGTTGGACCATTGGGTGGCATGTTTTGGATGCTAGCTTTCTGTATGATTGTACCTTGGCGAATTGCAATGTTTATCCGTTACAAGAAATTAGCAAAAAATTTAAGCACTGTACAATAG
- a CDS encoding response regulator, with translation MARILIVDDAKFMRMTLSNILTRSSHEVVGEAENGKEAVRMYRELDPDLVTMDITMPEMSGLDAVKEIKNEFPLAKIIMCSAMGQQKMVVEAIEAGAKDFIVKPFDDTRVLDAINRVLK, from the coding sequence ATGGCTCGAATATTGATTGTGGATGATGCAAAGTTTATGAGAATGACTCTCTCAAATATTTTAACTAGATCCAGTCATGAAGTAGTTGGTGAGGCTGAAAACGGAAAGGAAGCAGTAAGAATGTATCGTGAATTAGATCCGGATTTAGTCACCATGGATATTACCATGCCAGAAATGAGTGGATTAGACGCTGTCAAAGAAATAAAGAATGAATTCCCTCTGGCAAAAATTATTATGTGTTCTGCAATGGGACAACAAAAAATGGTAGTAGAAGCAATTGAAGCTGGTGCAAAGGATTTTATCGTGAAGCCTTTTGATGACACACGCGTATTAGATGCAATAAATAGAGTTTTAAAATAA
- a CDS encoding DUF1659 domain-containing protein gives MAEAIWNEASVKLMFLNGLKENGDPNYITKTFKNVKQAATPDQMLLVAEGLASLVTHSLYSVERSDTTEIIKS, from the coding sequence ATGGCAGAAGCGATTTGGAATGAAGCTAGTGTTAAATTAATGTTTCTAAATGGTCTGAAAGAGAACGGCGATCCAAATTACATTACAAAGACGTTTAAAAATGTAAAACAAGCAGCAACCCCTGATCAAATGTTATTAGTAGCGGAAGGGTTAGCTTCCCTTGTGACCCATTCTTTATATTCTGTAGAAAGAAGTGATACGACAGAAATTATAAAGTCATAA
- a CDS encoding phage holin family protein, translating to MEWLQSFLLDHYYILVPVLWIIGYALKQTPIIPDWSIIWILLLASILLATFAYGLNFEAVTNGIIAAGVSVFGHQLAKQTIQKNVSK from the coding sequence GTGGAATGGTTACAGTCTTTTTTACTTGATCATTATTATATATTAGTACCGGTTCTATGGATTATAGGCTATGCCCTTAAACAAACGCCCATTATTCCAGATTGGTCCATCATTTGGATTCTTCTCCTAGCTTCTATATTATTAGCTACTTTTGCATATGGACTAAACTTTGAAGCGGTTACAAATGGGATTATTGCTGCTGGTGTATCTGTCTTCGGACACCAACTTGCAAAACAAACGATTCAAAAGAATGTATCAAAATAG
- a CDS encoding aspartyl-phosphate phosphatase Spo0E family protein, with protein sequence MLKKQLLTQIELKRTELIEIAMKHGFSSSSAIICSQELDVLLNKYNEMNVKKEFHSFRKTKEQWNI encoded by the coding sequence ATGCTAAAAAAGCAATTGCTAACTCAAATTGAATTAAAGCGCACAGAGCTAATTGAAATTGCTATGAAACATGGTTTTTCATCTTCCTCAGCCATTATATGCAGTCAAGAATTGGATGTATTACTAAATAAATATAATGAAATGAACGTAAAAAAAGAATTTCATAGCTTTCGAAAAACGAAAGAGCAATGGAATATTTAG